TAGAAACTTTATTGCAGTGCATTGcttcaaaaaaaaccccacaaaccgcCCCCCACAAAACACTTAAGAACTAACCTTGATACTTACACTGATTTGGTTACATGAAGACCCAGTATGTGCATGTGCCTTTGGATACTTCCACAGTACAAGAGAACTGTTCGGTTTCCCTTGCAAAGCTCAGTAAATTTGGCAGGTGggggtcattttttttttttttttattattattttgcctaCCGCTGCAGCAAAGATTAGAGCTTCTCTGCACATGTGATTTATGGGGAAGGGTTTCAACACCGTAGATGAAATTGTTAGTCATTGCTACCAAATGAAACAACTCCCAAGGAATGTTACAATTTTTAAAGACCCAGCAGCCTTAACTGATCCTTAAAAACCCTTTAATCCTGTTGCTCCCAGAGTCCAGGTTGTGTGTTCATAATGGAAACAAGCTTGGTGTTCTTGGCACATTCTGCGttcaagaagaaaaatatttacttAACGTGGGTCTGATTTAGCAACTGCTTCTTGTAATGCCTGTCAGAACACTATTAAAATTTACTCCATATCCAGTAGTCTCCAGAGACATAGCATTGAGCTGACATGGATGTAGTACATGCTTTCTCCTCTAAGAGCATGTCTAGGTCAAGGTCGTCATTGTGAATAACTAACAATATTCCAACTTTCACTAGACTCTTATAGAATATTTTATTGCTAGAATATTTTATTGCAAAATCTTTAATAGTAAATATCTGAAGGTAAAACTAAATATTTACAGTGCTAAATAGACTGTTAACTGGACAGATTGTTGGCGTATCGCCATTGAAATCAAAGAGACACTTGAGATGAAGTTGACCCAGTATCTAGATGATATTAAGTTTAAATTTTCTCTGTCATGTTCAGTACAGTAGTCCTTGTTACTGTGAGTTTGCACAGGATTAGATTCATTGACTTCAACTACAACTAATTTGGCTttattaatgaaaaaatatttcactaagGTGAGTCATATATTATGCTTATTTCTATAGGGAAGCCATGTCATTTTGATATTACAGTCTCAGCTACTGTACAGTGGTTAAGGATATCCTGTTCATTAGCTGTCCAGAGTTCAGTGTGGAGTTCTACATTGGAAGTGGTAGCCAACGCAAtttatgaaactttttttttaacatttctagTTGAGGTTTATTAAAGCTCTTCAAGCAGATAGTTTTGCCTGGGGTGTGGGCAGTGCGGGTCATAACTAACTAATATTAAATCTTTGTGGGCTTGATGGCCATGTaaagaaacagtaaaagaacattGATAtcatttgaaatatttattttacagagCTCCTTTGGTAGGTTAAATGCACAGCAGTGACTTTTCTCTCTGTTATACAGAGGAGCCAATATACTGTTACACACCCCACAACTTCACCCGTGACCAAGCCTTGTATGCCAGAGGATATTGTTGGACAGAACTAATAGATGCCTTGCCAGGAGTTGATGCCAGCCATTGGCCCTCCTTGTTTGAGCATAAGTTCCTTCCTTATGCACTGCTGGCTTTTGCTGGCATAATGTACATTCCAGCTCTTGGCTGGGAGTTTCTGGCCTCCACCAGACTGACTTCTGAGCTTAATTTTTTGCTTCAGGAGATTGATAACTGCTACCACCGTGCAGCAGAAGGGCGTGCACCGAAAATAGAGAAACAAATACAATCCAAAGGCCCTGGGATCACAGAGAGGGAGAAAAGAGAAATAATTGAGaatgcagaaaaggaaaaaagcccTGAGCAGAATTTGTTTGAAAAATACCTGGAAAGAAGAGGGCGAAGTAACTTTTTAGCTAAACTTTACCTTGCGAGACATTTATTTATCATATTTTTAAGCATTATACCAATTACATACTTATCCACCTACTATGCTACGCAGAAGCAAAATGAGTTTACGTGTGCACTAGGAGAGCCTCCTGACAAAACGAGCAGCTCCAAATTGCacatcagggtgaactgcaagcTGCCAGCTGTCCAGCTGCAACGGATAATTGCTGGAGTGGACATTGTCCTCCTCTGCTTTATGAACTTGATCATTCTCATCAACTTAGTTCACCTTTTCATATTCCGCAAGTCTAACTTCATATTTGATAAACTGAACAAGGTTGGAATAAAGACCAAGAAACAGTGGCAAAAGTCTCAGTTTTGTGACATCAATATTCTAGCTATGTTTTGCAATGAAAATCGGGACCATATAAAATCCCTGAACCGCTTGGATTTTATAACAAATGAAAGTGATCTGATGTATGATAATGTGGTGCGCCAATTGCTGGCAGCGCTGGCCCAGTCTAATCATGATGTCACACCAACCATGCGCGATTCAGGGATTCAGACTATAGACCCCAGTGTCGATCCAGCAGACATTGATGCCAATGAACAGCTCGTCATTAAG
The Emys orbicularis isolate rEmyOrb1 chromosome 1, rEmyOrb1.hap1, whole genome shotgun sequence DNA segment above includes these coding regions:
- the PANX2 gene encoding pannexin-2; this translates as MQHIIDNHPDMATALLAGEKLKELILPGQQDDKTGSLAALLLQLKLELPFDRVVTIGTVLIPILLVTLVFTKNFAEEPIYCYTPHNFTRDQALYARGYCWTELIDALPGVDASHWPSLFEHKFLPYALLAFAGIMYIPALGWEFLASTRLTSELNFLLQEIDNCYHRAAEGRAPKIEKQIQSKGPGITEREKREIIENAEKEKSPEQNLFEKYLERRGRSNFLAKLYLARHLFIIFLSIIPITYLSTYYATQKQNEFTCALGEPPDKTSSSKLHIRVNCKLPAVQLQRIIAGVDIVLLCFMNLIILINLVHLFIFRKSNFIFDKLNKVGIKTKKQWQKSQFCDINILAMFCNENRDHIKSLNRLDFITNESDLMYDNVVRQLLAALAQSNHDVTPTMRDSGIQTIDPSVDPADIDANEQLVIKRPRKKMKWIPSSNPLPQPFKEQLAIMKVENHKPEKLKPVRRKTATDSLIAPLIESTSKTSQQSSSHKTESNTISSTGNEKKHTRHFSLDVHPYILSSKKPKPEIQAIASMPTSKSQEGGFLNQEENVVVHVTSSLKVIPHHEKEILYSSETCRTVPAAGAYLSCNHNHIATTAAATNITLSHVKPEPTAALNRNPTHPLLNVNTLYEDHEEEVSNLTDNSIHSPTDAGEILSIPTPKHIMMATFEEPRAIVSSVEY